Below is a window of Thermodesulfobacteriota bacterium DNA.
AGAACACTCATTAGTGGGGAATGTCTTGTCTAGTTGGGCCATATGGCCGCCGATGGAAGGGGCACTGTCAACAAGAAAGACTTTGAACCCTGAATTAGCCAAATCTAAAGAAGCCTGAATTCCGCTAATGCCCCCTCCTATGACAAGCACATCTGCATAGTCTTCCCTGTCAACTGGTGGTCTTATTTTTGGCATCTCTAAAATCTTTCCATCCATTGATGCCTCCGGTTTATCTGAACTTTATTCTTTCAGGATTCGAAAATATTGAAAATCCGTTTTTTTTTGCGTGACCAATCAAAGTGATACCGAGATTTTTTGCGTGATCGACTGCACCCTCTGTCGGGGAACGCCTGCTCACAACTAAAGGAACACCGAGCTTTGCTCCCTTAAGGATCATCTCTGAGGAAACCCGTCCCGTTGTAATTAGAATCATCTCCTCTATCCGAACATTACTTTTTAAAGCCTCGCCTGCGAGTTTGTCGAGAGTGTTGTGCCTCCCAATGTCGTCCGCCACAAAGACAAGATCTTTTGATCGCGCAAGGGCTGAGGTATGGATCCCACTTGCCTGTCTTCGTTCCTCAACGTATCCTGTGAAATTCTTTATAGCTTCTACGAGTTCATCCGCAAAGAAACAGATATCCGAATCCACCTTTTTAATCTCTTTTTCGAAGATTGCTCCTCCACCCAATCCCACAGGTACCGTCCTTCCTTTTGGTGAAAGGGAATTAGCTCCCAAAATCTCCACATCAACTTCGTTTTTATCGTATGACCAGACCATCTTTTTTAGATCGTCAAGTCCAGAAATGAACCCCTCCAGGTACAGATACCCAATGACTAAGAACTCAAGCTTTATGGGAGTACAAAGGATATTCACCAGTTCAACGCCGTTAATTTTAAGTTTTAGCTTCTTTTCTCTAGGGATTGTTGCAAAGCCTTGAGAAAGATCACCTTCAAAGAAAAAATCACATGGAACGTTTATCGTTTTTTCTTCCACCTTCGTCGTCTGGATTGTGCTCATATAACCTCGTCTAGAATTTCAGCTATATCCTTTACCTCAATTCTGTCGCTCAAATTCATTACCAGTCTCGAGTCCTCGAACGCCGTTATGCAATACGGGCATGATGTAACGAGCTCTTGAGCTTCAATCTTTGCAGCTTCTTCAATCCTTAAGTTTGAGAACCTCTCCTCCTTTGGGGTTTCCATCCACACTCTCCCTCCCCCCATTCCGCAACATAGGCTGTCTTCCCTTGAATCTTTTAATTCCACAAGCTCAAGTCCCGGGATAGACTTAAGGATCTCTCTCGGCTCGTCAAATATTCCGTTATGTCTACCCAAATAGCAGGGGTCATGATAGACAACCCTTTTTTTGTACTCTTTTTTTATTTTGAGTCTTCCGTTTAAAAGAAGTTCGTATGCGACCTCCGATAGGTGGAGCACCTCAAAGTTAACTTTTAATTCTGGATATTCATTTTTGAATGTGTGGTAGCAATGCGGTGAGGAGACTATGATTCTTTTCACGCCGCTATCCACAAAGGCCTTTATGTTTTCCTTAGCTAGGCGGATAAAAAGATCCTCATTTCCGGATCTCTTAATGCTCTCACCGCAGCAATTCTCTCTTTGTCCCAGGATTCCAAAGTCAATCTTTGCCTTGTTAAGAATATTGACGACCGATCTTGCCACCCTTTTCAATCTAGGATCGTATGAAAGGTAACAACAGGTAAAGTACAGATACTCGGTCTTGTCATTATGCTCTTTTACTGATAATCCGGAAGCCCATTCATTTCTTTTCTGCCTTTCTTCATTGAAAGGATTTCCTTGCCACTGGAGTCCCTGAACTATCGACCTTATAGGCTTTACTGGACCAGGAAATATTCCATATTTGGTGGCTATCCTTCTTAAAGCGACCATATCTTCTATCTGCTTCACATCTCGAGGGCATATAACCGGGCATCTACCACACGTTGTGCACTTCCATATTTCTTCCTTTTCTACCTCGCTAAGTCCGAACGTAGCCTCGCGAATAACCTTTCTTACACTGAAATTCGAAACCTCATTCCAGGGACAAACAGTATCGCACTTCCCGCACTGGAAGCAGTTCGTTACAGCTCTTCCTCCGCACTCTTTTATCTCATCTATTACTTCCTTGAAAGGGGCTAAAGTCTCCATTTTTACTCTTTTCCACCTAGTCTATATACGGCGTTGAGGACTTTGTCCCAGCCATATCTGTCTATGAGCGCCTGGACGCCAGTATCTATCTCATCAGGCTTTGTTTCCTCTTCAACTTCTTCCTCCTTCTCCTCATAGGTTATGGCATCCACAAGACACCACTTTGCGCACATAGGCTTATCGAGGG
It encodes the following:
- the fdhD gene encoding formate dehydrogenase accessory sulfurtransferase FdhD, producing the protein MSTIQTTKVEEKTINVPCDFFFEGDLSQGFATIPREKKLKLKINGVELVNILCTPIKLEFLVIGYLYLEGFISGLDDLKKMVWSYDKNEVDVEILGANSLSPKGRTVPVGLGGGAIFEKEIKKVDSDICFFADELVEAIKNFTGYVEERRQASGIHTSALARSKDLVFVADDIGRHNTLDKLAGEALKSNVRIEEMILITTGRVSSEMILKGAKLGVPLVVSRRSPTEGAVDHAKNLGITLIGHAKKNGFSIFSNPERIKFR
- a CDS encoding (Fe-S)-binding protein: METLAPFKEVIDEIKECGGRAVTNCFQCGKCDTVCPWNEVSNFSVRKVIREATFGLSEVEKEEIWKCTTCGRCPVICPRDVKQIEDMVALRRIATKYGIFPGPVKPIRSIVQGLQWQGNPFNEERQKRNEWASGLSVKEHNDKTEYLYFTCCYLSYDPRLKRVARSVVNILNKAKIDFGILGQRENCCGESIKRSGNEDLFIRLAKENIKAFVDSGVKRIIVSSPHCYHTFKNEYPELKVNFEVLHLSEVAYELLLNGRLKIKKEYKKRVVYHDPCYLGRHNGIFDEPREILKSIPGLELVELKDSREDSLCCGMGGGRVWMETPKEERFSNLRIEEAAKIEAQELVTSCPYCITAFEDSRLVMNLSDRIEVKDIAEILDEVI